The DNA region AAATGAAAAAGATACGTTTATAGATCGGCAGGAATATGTATATAGATAAACATAAATAGGACTAGCTATCGCtcagttaaaatttaaaaccttcaaagttcaaaatatCCCCTCACTTCAACACTtagaaaacttataaattttatagacTATTACGCAGTAATTACTTATACGGcgatatttttgtttgttctcatttagctgttttgttttggtcatgGTTGGGACATGGCTTGTCAACATTCTATTTGGTCCCCAACTCTGTGAAGCATTTGAAATCATTGCCCTGAGTATCCAGGTTTTCTTTTTCCCTGATATTTAACCATAATAGTATAATACGATTCCACCAAAATTATGTTGTTTAacaataaatatacatatactaattaatatatatcatatagtaCAAAATACAATATACGTATCACCACTcaggtatttgtttttttcttgttggtatatctgttataaaataattaaataaacatgcTCATATATACGAATACGATTCAAGAATTAGAGATATTAATGAAGAGATAATTTAATGAGTAAATAATTGATTTAtcacgagaaagaaaaaatagcaaCTTGttggtaaaaggaaaaaaaagaaacagctTGAGATCAAAGCTGATATGATGAATCGATACTTTTTTACAAGGAAGCTATATATAGGAAGAGGAGCATCTTCGGCAAAAAGCTTCCAGTGCAGTGTTGCACACGTATCGTGTAATTCCCCAAGAGAATGAACTATATAGACCGTTTATTAATGGGCTACATAAAAAAGCCCAATTATTCATATCTCATGTTAAATGTAAAAAGGCCCAAACTTTAATAGCAAGagaactctaattttttttgtcttcagcttaaacaacttttttgccttctctctctctttccggCTGCATCCTCTACCTTCTCCAGGCTTCTGCGATTTTGTTTAGAAGCGCCGGACCAGCAGAGTAGTTTAAACCCTAGTCCAGTCTCTTAAAGGGATTCGCCGATTAGTCTTCTAGTTGCTGcgtatacttcttcttcttcatttataCTTAGAAGATGAATTGTGCAAGTAAGccactctttcttctctatttgccgatttagggtttttattttgcTTGGTCTCTGTTGGTAACACTGTTGGTCTTTTTTATTCCGTACAGTTTCCGGCGAAGTTCCGGAAGAGCCTGTGGTTTCGAAGAAATCGGGTCTCCTCTACGAGAAGCGGCTTATCGAGAGGCATATTTCGGTAAGTATGCTCTTTGCTTTTTCTCAGTTTGTTCGACTCCTGTTTAGGGTTTTCTGCTCTTCATCATCTTGTACCTCTGTATTTGCTTTAGATGCTTTCTTAGTGTAGAAGTTCTGGAACTAGTGTGCTCCTTATGCACGATTTCTAAAATTTTGCCTGGTTATATTTCAGATTTGTCAATGCATCTGGTTTATATTCTTGTAATGTTGATAATGTATCTCCGGTTCCGAAGATGAGAGCATTCCTGTGTATACGTCCGTGATAATTTGTAGATTGCTTGTGTACCTTGTAGGATTATGGGAAATGCCCGGTTACTGGTGAACCACATACCCTTGAGGACATTGTTCCCATCAAAACTGGCAAGGTAATGCAACCGCTGGAATTATTTCTCACAGAGCACTGTCTGTAGAAACTTATTTAAAGCCTGATTCGTTCTCCGGGACCATTTCTCAGATCGTAAAACCGAAAGCATTACACGCAGCTAGCATCCCTGGATTGCTTGGAGCGTTCCAGACTGTAagtttttatcttgttttcacCTATACCTTCTTTTTCCGTTTTGTCTATTAAGGAATATATAAAGCTATACGGTTCAATGAACTTATGGTCTACATGGCTATTTGAGATTGCAATCTACTCTTTACATTGAATTGTATGTTCATTTATCATAGCAGATTGCAAACAAAACTGTTCACCGGTTATGTTGACTTAGGCAAAATAAATGCATAAAAAGTTTATCCATTTGTTGTGCTTGTAGGAATGGGATAGTTTGATACTTTCAAATTTTTCGCTGGAACAACAACTGCATACTGCAAGGCAAGAGCTAAGTCATGCTTTGTATCAGGTAATTATGGTTTAGTGTATCTGCCACTACCTTATCAGACTTCATGAATTACATAAATCTACTACGTACTCTAGTTTTCTTATTTCTGCTAGTGATAACGGTGATTGATGGATTTTTTGGGGGTAAAATTTTCCTCCTGTTTGCAGCACGATGCTGCTTGCCGTGTGATTGCTAGGCTTAAAAACGAAAGAGACGAATCACGCCAGTTGCTCGCTGAGGCTGAAAGGCAGTTACCTGCAGTCCCCGAAGTTTCTACAGCGAATGCTGCTCTTAGTAATGGCAAAAGAGGTATGCTTGCACATTTGCTTCTCAAATTAAGTTGGCTATGTGGTCATATCTCTTGTAACAAGTTTGTTTTATCGTTGCAATATAGCTATGGATGATGGTGAACAGGGGCCTGATGCAAAGAAAATGCGTCTTGGAATTTCGGCTGAAGTTATCACAGAACTGACAGATTGTAATGCTGCTCTTTCTCAGCAACGTAAAAAGAGACAGGTAACGCATACAGCTGCACATTTATCAGTATATTAGTTGGAAAATAGAAGGCAAGAGAGAACATGCTAgctatacatatacatacacatacatTATTATCTGTACCATACAAGGAGGATATCTGTATTTTTGGAGTTTAATTGGATTTGCGTGTGGTTCTTCTGTCTTAATAATATCTCCTCATTGGTTCTCTAGATCCCTAAAACATTGGCTTCAATTGATGCTCTGGAGAAGTTCACCCAACTCTCAAGCCACCCACTTCACAAGACCAACAAACCTGGCATTTTTTCAATGGACATCCTACATTCTAAGGTTTGACATCTGGAACTTCTCAATTTttcattcatcatcactttGTGTAGTTTTTGTCTGTTCTGGGAAGTCACTGCATTAATAGTCAAAGTGACATGCTTACTTGTGCGCTTTCATTAATTTGTACTCTCGTGAATCCCTAGTTGGATGCTTATCAATGTTATTcttgggaaaagaaaaaagttagcGTAAAAAGTATACAATTGTCTCTATTTTCATACTAAACAGTGCTTCGTTCGTATTGATTCATTTCATTAGTTTATTATTCAATACCTTTTGTTTGCGCAGATTCCTGTATCTGTTCttcataatattaatattcttaatttcCTTTTATATGTGGTAACCAGGATATCATTGCTACAGGAGGAATTGATACAACTGCCGTTCTCTTTGATCGTCCTTCAGGACAAATTTTATCAACGTTGACTGGTCATTCAAAGAAGGTCTGTCTTTTGCcgtagtcttttttttttttcttataactttTCTTTAGTTGGTTTGTGCTTGACATGCATTGTTCCTTTTGCAGGTTACAAGCATTAAGTTTGTTGGTGACGCTGATCTTGTGTTGACTGCTTCATCAGACAAGGTAagtcattattattatatgtagtACGTGTACATAATCTATGTAGGAGTTTCTTATCCTTTGAGTATTGCATGATTTTAATGAGTAGTACTAGCCACTAGGAGATTAACTTGTCATTTAACAGCCGCAAATCAGTTGACTTACATGATCGATTGATTAGTTTGGTGTTTTGACACTCTGCAGACAGTCCGTATCTGGGGAAGTTCTGAGGATGGGAACTATTCATGTAGACATACATTAAAAGATCACTCTGCAGAGGTTAGGATGTAACTGAAGAACTTCTACAGGTCTCATACAGTTTTTCCTTTTATTCATATTTGTTCTGTTTAATGTAAAAGCAATGATGTGGTTTTCAGGTGCGAGCTGTAA from Camelina sativa cultivar DH55 chromosome 3, Cs, whole genome shotgun sequence includes:
- the LOC104762319 gene encoding pre-mRNA-processing factor 19 homolog 1; translation: MNCAISGEVPEEPVVSKKSGLLYEKRLIERHISDYGKCPVTGEPHTLEDIVPIKTGKIVKPKALHAASIPGLLGAFQTEWDSLILSNFSLEQQLHTARQELSHALYQHDAACRVIARLKNERDESRQLLAEAERQLPAVPEVSTANAALSNGKRAMDDGEQGPDAKKMRLGISAEVITELTDCNAALSQQRKKRQIPKTLASIDALEKFTQLSSHPLHKTNKPGIFSMDILHSKDIIATGGIDTTAVLFDRPSGQILSTLTGHSKKVTSIKFVGDADLVLTASSDKTVRIWGSSEDGNYSCRHTLKDHSAEVRAVTVHATNKYFVSASLDSTWCFYDLSSGLCLAQVTDGSDEVDYTAAAFHPDGLILGTGTAQSIVKIWDVKSQANVAKFGGHTGAITSVSFSENGYFLATAALDGVRLWDLRKLKNFRTFDFPDANSVEFDHSGSYLGIAASDIRVFQTASVKAEWNPIKTLPDLSGTGKATCVKFGPDSKYIAVASMDRNLRIFGLPGDDNTEDSAQDS